In a single window of the Methanolobus psychrophilus R15 genome:
- a CDS encoding cell surface protein, with the protein MKLRKSIVIYSLIVLFLLSMGAAVANMAEGIETQIESNGTGQWYPAIHEDRIVWTDTRNETFDIYMYNISSQEEVQITSTPFIQMTPDIYRDIIVWEDNRNGDWDIYMYDLSSGEERQVTVHPADQRVPAINEDRIVWSDMRNGNMDIYMYNITSEEETQITTNEADQWYPGICGDTIVWEDARNGSSSVYMYNISSGEESKLTQTESEQYLPAIDDDRVVWTDYRNLNQDIYMYNLSTGEEIQVTTNESWQVDPAISGNRIVWMDDRNQEGDMPGNWDIYMHDLLTGEELQVSSNVSNQVYPAVYGDRIVWTDMRNEEAAIYMFELVTQNITEE; encoded by the coding sequence GTGAAACTGAGAAAAAGTATAGTAATTTATTCTCTGATAGTTCTGTTCCTTCTTTCCATGGGTGCGGCAGTGGCAAACATGGCCGAAGGCATTGAAACGCAGATAGAGTCTAACGGGACAGGGCAATGGTATCCTGCCATCCATGAGGACAGGATAGTATGGACCGATACCCGTAATGAGACTTTTGACATCTATATGTACAATATCTCATCGCAAGAAGAAGTGCAGATAACATCAACTCCGTTTATCCAGATGACTCCTGACATATACCGGGATATTATCGTATGGGAGGATAATCGTAATGGTGACTGGGATATCTACATGTATGACCTTTCTTCCGGTGAGGAGAGGCAGGTAACGGTCCACCCGGCTGACCAGCGTGTTCCGGCAATAAACGAAGACAGGATAGTTTGGAGTGACATGCGCAATGGTAACATGGACATCTACATGTACAATATCACTTCAGAAGAGGAAACACAGATCACAACCAATGAAGCGGATCAGTGGTATCCTGGTATCTGCGGGGATACAATTGTCTGGGAGGATGCCCGCAATGGAAGTTCCAGCGTTTATATGTACAATATATCGTCCGGTGAAGAATCAAAACTGACGCAAACCGAGTCTGAGCAATATCTTCCTGCAATAGATGATGACAGGGTAGTATGGACTGATTACCGCAATCTCAATCAGGACATATACATGTATAACCTCTCGACTGGTGAGGAAATACAGGTGACAACAAATGAATCCTGGCAGGTGGATCCGGCTATCAGCGGCAACCGTATAGTCTGGATGGATGACCGCAATCAGGAGGGAGACATGCCCGGAAATTGGGACATTTATATGCATGACCTCTTAACAGGTGAGGAACTGCAGGTAAGTTCCAACGTGTCAAACCAGGTGTATCCTGCCGTATATGGTGACAGGATAGTCTGGACGGATATGCGTAATGAGGAAGCAGCTATCTATATGTTCGAGCTGGTGACACAAAATATTACAGAAGAATGA
- a CDS encoding Cupin 2 conserved barrel domain protein produces the protein MGSGAQDKGFTKDLFYILQFPPEGIFSTVLAKSKTYNYTLMCLAKGTDIDTHTSSKNGVVQVLKGSGIFRLFDRDIEMKPGIFIFMPADAPHSLKADEDLAILLCLTE, from the coding sequence ATGGGTAGTGGTGCGCAGGACAAAGGCTTTACAAAAGATCTGTTTTACATCCTGCAGTTTCCTCCTGAAGGTATATTCAGCACCGTGCTTGCAAAATCAAAAACATACAATTATACGCTTATGTGCCTTGCTAAAGGCACTGACATCGACACCCACACATCATCAAAGAACGGGGTAGTTCAGGTGCTTAAAGGAAGCGGAATATTCAGGCTCTTTGACAGAGATATTGAAATGAAGCCGGGTATTTTCATCTTCATGCCGGCAGATGCGCCCCATTCCCTGAAAGCAGATGAAGATCTGGCAATATTGCTCTGCCTCACGGAATAG